The Geotrypetes seraphini chromosome 8, aGeoSer1.1, whole genome shotgun sequence genome includes a region encoding these proteins:
- the CLDN5 gene encoding claudin-5, with product MASAALEILGLGLCVLGWVGAILASILPMWKVTAFMDHNIVVAQITWEGLWMTCVVQSTGQMQCKVFESLLALNKELQTGRAFAVLACLLGLIGLMVAVIGAQCTNCVREGKAKSWLVVIGGAAFILCGLLLLIPVCWFANVIIRDFYDPTVDLSKKREMGASLYIGWAATALLLLGGALLCCSCNPREENAFPVKYSAPRRPASNGEYDKKNYV from the coding sequence ATGGCCTCCGCAGCCCTGGAGATCCTGGGACTGGGGCTCTGCGTCCTGGGCTGGGTGGGGGCCATCCTGGCTTCCATTTTGCCCATGTGGAAAGTGACGGCTTTCATGGACCACAACATCGTGGTGGCCCAGATCACCTGGGAGGGGCTCTGGATGACCTGCGTGGTGCAGAGCACCGGGCAGATGCAGTGCAAAGTCTTCGAGTCGCTGCTGGCCCTCAACAAGGAGCTGCAGACTGGCCGAGCCTTCGCCGTCCTGGCTTGCCTCCTGGGGCTCATCGGGCTCATGGTGGCCGTGATCGGAGCCCAGTGCACCAACTGCGTCCGGGAAGGCAAAGCCAAGTCCTGGCTCGTGGTGATCGGAGGGGCCGCCTTCATCCTCTGCGGGCTGCTGCTGCTCATCCCCGTCTGCTGGTTCGCCAACGTCATCATCAGGGACTTCTACGACCCCACGGTGGACCTTTCCAAGAAGAGGGAGATGGGGGCGTCTCTGTACATCGGCTGGGCGGCCACGgccctgctgctgctggggggggcgCTGCTCTGCTGCTCGTGCAACCCCCGCGAAGAAAACGCCTTCCCGGTCAAGTACTCGGCCCCCAGGAGACCCGCTTCCAACGGGGAATACGACAAAAAGAATTATGtctga